One genomic region from Gemmatimonadota bacterium encodes:
- a CDS encoding thioredoxin family protein encodes MTGYAAIDPGRFAGAPTFKEYLELVEEHRELWTGIRSRVRLQEEQIEAAAAIRPVPRLLALSEDWCGDAANTLPVIAGFAEALGWDLRVLARDENPDIMDRHLTGGRSRSIPVVIGYDSDWSEIGWWGPRPGELQRWALSAEAQAMSYDDRYKVLRRWYARDRGATTIAELLEMLG; translated from the coding sequence ATGACCGGTTACGCAGCCATCGACCCCGGACGCTTCGCCGGGGCGCCCACATTCAAGGAGTACCTGGAGCTGGTCGAGGAGCATCGCGAGCTCTGGACAGGGATCCGTTCGAGAGTTCGGCTTCAGGAGGAGCAGATCGAGGCAGCCGCCGCCATCCGACCCGTACCCCGCCTTCTGGCGCTCTCCGAGGACTGGTGCGGAGACGCGGCCAACACCCTGCCCGTGATCGCCGGTTTCGCGGAGGCCCTTGGCTGGGACCTGCGCGTGCTCGCTCGCGACGAAAACCCCGACATCATGGACCGCCATCTCACCGGCGGACGGAGCCGTTCGATTCCCGTGGTGATCGGCTACGACTCCGACTGGAGCGAGATCGGCTGGTGGGGCCCCAGACCGGGAGAGCTGCAACGATGGGCGCTCTCGGCCGAGGCGCAGGCCATGTCGTACGACGACCGCTATAAGGTCCTGCGGCGCTGGTACGCCAGGGATCGAGGCGCGACGACGATCGCGGAGCTTCTGGAGATGCTGGGCTAG